In Rutidosis leptorrhynchoides isolate AG116_Rl617_1_P2 chromosome 2, CSIRO_AGI_Rlap_v1, whole genome shotgun sequence, one genomic interval encodes:
- the LOC139893424 gene encoding probable calcium-binding protein CML13 yields the protein MGKNLNDEQVSAMKEAFTLFDTDGDGKIAPSELGILMRSLGGNPTQAQLKSIIAEEKLTSPFDFNRFTELMGKHLKPEPFDRQLRDAFKVIDKDGTGYVVVADLKHILTSIGEKLEPAEFDEWIREIDVGSDGKIKYEDFIARMVAK from the coding sequence ATGGGGAAAAATTTGAACGATGAACAAGTTTCCGCCATGAAAGAAGCCTTCACGCTTTTCGACACCGACGGTGACGGAAAGATCGCTCCATCAGAACTCGGTATCCTGATGCGATCTCTCGGCGGAAACCCTACGCAAGCGCAACTCAAATCGATAATCGCTGAAGAGAAGCTGACGTCACCATTTGATTTCAATCGATTTACTGAATTAATGGGGAAACATTTGAAACCTGAACCGTTTGATCGTCAGCTTCGTGATGCGTTTAAAGTAATTGATAAAGATGGAACAGGATACGTCGTCGTTGCGGATCTAAAACATATATTGACGAGTATTGGGGAGAAATTAGAGCCTGCGGAATTTGATGAGTGGATCCGTGAAATTGATGTTGGATCTGATGGTAAAATTAAGTATGAGGATTTCATTGCTCGTATGGTTGCTAAATAA